In Pirellula sp. SH-Sr6A, the DNA window ATTTGTGATCGATTGCGGATCCTTTATCGCGAGGGCATGAAGCGGGGCAAGTTCGTGAATTTGGACATGGAAGAGTACCGCGACTTGGCCTTGACCCTCGCTGCATTCCAATCGTTGTTGGATGAACCGGAGTTCCATCGCTATTCCGCCGGTATTGTCTTGCAAGCCTACTTGCCGGACGCGTGGGACGCCCAGCGCACCTTGACCGCTTGGGCGCAGCAACGTGTTCAGAACGGAGGAGCGCCGATCAAGATCCGATTGGTGAAAGGTGCGAACCTTGCTATGGAATCGGTCGAAGCCGAATTGCACGGTTGGCATGCCGCGCCTTATGCGAGCAAACATGAGACTGATGCCAATTTTCGAAGGATGATGGAGTACGGCTGCCAACCCGATCATGCCGCTGCGGTTCGATTAGGAGTGGCGAGCCACAATCTGTTCGATGTCGCCCTGGCTTTGACTCTTCGAGAGGTAAATCAAGTCGAATCATCTGTAGAAATCGAAATGCTCGAAGGCATGGCGAATCACCAAGCCAGAGCGGTACGCGATGATGCGAAGGGATTGCTCCTCTATGCACCTGCGGTGAAGCAAGACGATTTTCTCAGCGCTATGGCTTATTTGGTAAGGCGATTGGATGAGAACACGTCCCCTGAAAACTTCCTTAAGGACATGTTCGCCATTCGGCCCGGTTCGCCGGAGTGGGGGTATCAAAAAAAGCGGTTCCTCGATGGCTGGAAGGGGCGGAGTGAGGTCAGCGATCGCTCTCGGCGCCTGACGGTGGCGATCGACGCGAGCCATTCCACACGATTCTTGAACGAGCCGGACACCGATTGGTCCCAACCTTCTCAACGGGAAGAGTTGACCCGTCACAGCGAGTGGTCTCCCAGCGCGATCCCCAGTCTGCCCATTCTGGACACGATGCTCGATGCAGCGGTCGAGGCGCAAACAAATTGGGAGGGCATGGGCTTTGAAGCGCGCGAAGAAGTCATGAATCGGCTGGCGGAAATCATGAGTCGCGATCGGTTCAAGACTTTGCATGCGTTGCGAATCGAGGGAAAGAAGGCGATCATGGATGGAGACGGGGAGGTTTCCGAGGCGATCGACTTCGCGCGTTATTACGCTCGCCATGCCCTTCCACCCGCTGGGTCGCATTCCGAGCCATTGGGTGTTGTAGCCGTTGTGTCCCCTTGGAATTTCCCCTACGCCATTCCAGCAGGCGGAGTGATTGCCGCACTGATGGCAGGGAACAGCGTCGTGCTGAAACCGGCCCCCACAACGGTGGGTCTGGCCTGGCATTTGGCGAACCAATTTTGGGAAGCGGGAGTCCCGCGCGATGTACTCCACTTTTATCCTTGCGCGAACGAGCAGGGGAAGGCGTTCCTGACGGATGAGCGGATCCATGCGATCGTCTTAACAGGCAGCTATGAGACCGCCAAATTATTCCATGGTTGGAGGCCCTCGCTACCACTTTATGCCGAGACTAGTGGTAAAAACGCGTTGGTCGTTACCGCCCACGCCGACCGAGAGCAGGCGATCAAGGATCTGGTGCGTTCGGCCTTTGGCCATTCCGGTCAGAAGTGCAGTGCCGCCAGCCTTGCGATTTTGGAGGGGGAGGTCTATGACGATGAAGGTTTCCGTCGCCAACTCCAAGACGCCGCCCGAAGTCTTGCTGTGGGTCCGACGAGCCACTGGCAAAATGGTGTGACTCCGTTCGTGATACCTACGACCGACAAACTGCATCGAGCCTTGACTACCCTCGACGAGGGGGAGACCTGGCTCGTGGAACCTCAACAACTTGCTGCACCGAACTTGTGGTCACCCGGCATCAAGTTTGGTGTGAGACCAGGCAGTTGGTTTCATCAGACCGAGTGTTTCGGCCCTGTATTGGGATTGATGCGAGCGGAGAATCTCGACGACGCAATCGTCATGCAAAATGGAACCGATTACGGACTGACAGCGGGGATTCATTCTTTGAATCAAGAAGAGATCCGCTATTGGAAAGAACGGGTACAAGCGGGCAATCTGTACATCAACCGACCGATCACGGGAGCGATCGTGCAGCGGCAGCCCTTTGGAGGTTGGAAGAAGTCGTGCGTAGGACCGGGAGCCAAAGCGGGCGGTCCCAACTACGTTTGGTTGTTCCGAAGATTTGCCGACCCTTCCCATTTTTCTGGCGCGAGCGAAGTGGATTATGAGCAAGCTTGGCGCGAGCACTTTTCCGTCGAGCAGGACCCGAGCGAGTTGCGATGCGAATCCAATGTGTTTCGGTATAGACCGTCGCGCGGTGTT includes these proteins:
- a CDS encoding proline dehydrogenase family protein → MIAPPSSDVVAGPFGSDEIIVARALARAESLLQAALAQQTIPEKKEAAKLGRMMNDPAGKAFTFAMVDEVFRSHTPSKTAASLRRVVEQFGAPQYMPWTDRLLIQAGAFVSRFLPGLVTRGVAKRMQMDSARVILPGEAEPLHRYLTQRTQDGFRLNLNHLGEAVLGEQEAKHRLDAILDHLADPAVSYISVKISAIFSQINLVAWEDSLLTICDRLRILYREGMKRGKFVNLDMEEYRDLALTLAAFQSLLDEPEFHRYSAGIVLQAYLPDAWDAQRTLTAWAQQRVQNGGAPIKIRLVKGANLAMESVEAELHGWHAAPYASKHETDANFRRMMEYGCQPDHAAAVRLGVASHNLFDVALALTLREVNQVESSVEIEMLEGMANHQARAVRDDAKGLLLYAPAVKQDDFLSAMAYLVRRLDENTSPENFLKDMFAIRPGSPEWGYQKKRFLDGWKGRSEVSDRSRRLTVAIDASHSTRFLNEPDTDWSQPSQREELTRHSEWSPSAIPSLPILDTMLDAAVEAQTNWEGMGFEAREEVMNRLAEIMSRDRFKTLHALRIEGKKAIMDGDGEVSEAIDFARYYARHALPPAGSHSEPLGVVAVVSPWNFPYAIPAGGVIAALMAGNSVVLKPAPTTVGLAWHLANQFWEAGVPRDVLHFYPCANEQGKAFLTDERIHAIVLTGSYETAKLFHGWRPSLPLYAETSGKNALVVTAHADREQAIKDLVRSAFGHSGQKCSAASLAILEGEVYDDEGFRRQLQDAARSLAVGPTSHWQNGVTPFVIPTTDKLHRALTTLDEGETWLVEPQQLAAPNLWSPGIKFGVRPGSWFHQTECFGPVLGLMRAENLDDAIVMQNGTDYGLTAGIHSLNQEEIRYWKERVQAGNLYINRPITGAIVQRQPFGGWKKSCVGPGAKAGGPNYVWLFRRFADPSHFSGASEVDYEQAWREHFSVEQDPSELRCESNVFRYRPSRGVVLRLAQRDLKTVERARLAAQVTRVPLEISIREEESDEAFAKRLPELAKRAEFLRTTDAPAGVILRVAFDAGLQWIHGPLLSAGRIELTRWVREQSVSQTLHRYGQLPSKS